One genomic window of Nicotiana sylvestris chromosome 10, ASM39365v2, whole genome shotgun sequence includes the following:
- the LOC138879751 gene encoding uncharacterized protein translates to MLERVLQNQEKSDTSMKNMTELVGSHTASIQKLEMQMRDLSREQNPKQKGTLPSDTIANPKGSGSGPTSYVMAITTRSGKVLQGESEQVVEVEESEQGVEVEEPSVVEVEKIPEDLQVQKENREEVKEKVKETQKTLLPIPRPPPPFPQRISRKVDDSKLEKFYDILKQLSENIPFVEAFQEMPGFVKYFKDLITKKRTTKNEVVNVTHRVSSIIATSTVQKKEDPGAFTIPYTIGAHDFARALCDNRASINLVPLAIYKQEGLGIPRPTSMRLQMADHSIKRPVGIIDDVLVKVGKFYLPADFVILDCAVDKEIPIILGRPFLATGRALMDSELNEIKFHVNDEEVTFQASKGMKLPHEYESILVIDVVDEVEDAVEMKLEEKCLGEALAAILVNFDGEDMEGYMESVNSLEGLGSYTYAPAKLSLDLENKATPPAKPSIIEPPQLELKPLLPHLRYKFLGSNNTLPVIVSSLLNDVQVEQFLEVLKEHRQAIVWTIAGIRGIPAGICEHKIQLESETKPSVEHQRWLNPSMQRWYRKKSSNGWMSG, encoded by the coding sequence ATGCTTGAACGTgtattgcaaaatcaagagaAGTCCGACACTTCTATGAAGAATATGACCGAGCTTGTTGGTTCTCATACCGCAtccattcaaaaattggagatgcaaatgagagaccTTTCTAGGGAACAAAATCCAAAGCAAAAAGGGACACTCCCAAGtgacacaattgcgaaccccaagGGTAGTGGGAGTGGTCCCACTTCTTATGTCATGGCGATTACAACTCGGAGTGGGAAAGTACTACAAGGAGAGAGTGAACAAGTGGTTGAAGTAGAGGAGTCCGAACAAGGGGTTGAGGTTGAAGAGCCAAGTGTTGTCGAAGTTGAGAAGATTCCGGAAGATTTGCAAGTGCAAAAAGAGAATCGGGAAgaggtaaaggaaaaggtaaaagagacacAAAAAACTCTTCTacctattcctagacctcctcctccATTCCCTCAAAGAATCTCTAGGaaggttgatgatagcaaacttgagaagttctatgacattctcaagcaattatcggagaatattccatttgtggaagcatttcaagagatgccGGGTTTTGTTAAGTATTTTAAAGATTTGATTACCAAGAAGAGAACCACCAAaaatgaagtggtgaatgtgactcatcgggttagttccatcattgcaacatctaccgttcaaaagaaagaagacccgGGAGCTTTTACCATTCCTTATACCATTGGGGCACATGACTTTGCAAGAGCCCTTTGTGATAATAGGGCTAGCATCAACTTGGTGCCTCTTGCCATTTACAAGCAAGAGGGGTTGGGTATTCCAAGGCCCACaagtatgagattgcaaatggccgatcATTCCATAAAGAGACCAgtgggaattattgatgatgtgcttgttaaAGTGGGAAAATTTTATTTACCCGCCGATTTCGTAATTCTTGATTGTGCAgttgacaaagagatccctatcattttGGGTAGACCATTCCTTGCCACAGGAAGAGCACTAATGGATTCGGAACTGAATGAGATCAAATTCCATGTAAATGATGAAGAGGTTACATTCCAAGCAAGCAAAGGTATGAAACTACCGCATGAGTATGAAAGCATactggtgattgatgttgttgatgaAGTGGAAGATGCGGTGGAAATGAAGTTGGAAGAGAAATGCCTTGGTGAGGCATTGGCGGCTATTTTGGTGAACTTTGATGGTGAAGATATGGAGGGGTATATGGAATCGGTAAATTCATTGGAGGGGCTTGGGTCCTACACTTATGCTCCGGCAAAACTCTCTCTCGACTTGGAGAATAAAGCCACTCCTCCTGCAAAGCCTTCTATTATCGAACCACCGCAACTAGAGCTCAAACCACTTCTACcacacttgaggtataaatttcttggctcaaaTAATACTTTACCAGTAAttgtttcttctttgttgaatgatgtgcaggtagaacaattTTTGGAAGTCTTGAAGGAGCATAGGCAAGCCATTGTATGGACAATTGCGGGCATCCGAGGGATTCCCGCGGGAATTTGCGAACACAAGATCCAATTGGAGAGTGAGACGaaaccaagtgtggaacatcaacGATGGTTGAACCCGTCAATGCAAAGGTGGTATAGAAAGAAatcatcaaatggttggatgtcggggtag